In Mytilus edulis chromosome 3, xbMytEdul2.2, whole genome shotgun sequence, the genomic window TGTACTGATTTTTCATCATTCCTCTTCCTTCCTTGCAAGCAATACCTGCAGCCTCTGGCTTGACTCTAGGAACTGCTCGAGCTGATGCAGGCAACTTTTTTGGATCATGAAGAAGACATTTCATATTATTTCCTTTGTGAGGTTCATAAGCCCCCTCTGCCTCTGGCTTAATTCTAGGAGCAGCCCTTGCACTCATAGGGAGTTTACCATACTGAGTAAACAGATTAGATGTTGATTGTCCATTATGACCTCCAGCGATCCCCATTGCTTCAGGACGCATTTTAGGGGCAGGTGCTGGATCTGGTCTAGGTGTGGCAGAACCATTTAATAAATTTGAGACTGTTCCATGCCGTCCAAGTTCATAGTTTCTCATACCTTCAGTTGATGGACATTTTGGTTCAGGTCTTGGTGTTTGAACAATTGGTCTTGGAGTACCACTGCCAAACAGCTGAAGTGATCCTTTATTCTTATCAGCATACTCCTGTGCCTCTGGTTTAACTCTGGGTGGAGCTCTAGGTGTATTGTAATCACCATCTAAGTCAAATCCAGGATAAGG contains:
- the LOC139514546 gene encoding uncharacterized protein, producing MKFSSTAGNGDDVKVSPYPGFDLDGDYNTPRAPPRVKPEAQEYADKNKGSLQLFGSGTPRPIVQTPRPEPKCPSTEGMRNYELGRHGTVSNLLNGSATPRPDPAPAPKMRPEAMGIAGGHNGQSTSNLFTQYGKLPMSARAAPRIKPEAEGAYEPHKGNNMKCLLHDPKKLPASARAVPRVKPEAAGIACKEGRGMMKNQYKFASGALSDRPEPRVKPEASGNAEKGKGNAMKALQYDYGHQRASPRPEPRVKEEASGTANLDKGGRMSRLMHEGSKMRKSPRPPPRATTTEAKNILRKSQGQMSQIFASSAKMTLVPKAGR